The following are from one region of the Gloeomargarita lithophora Alchichica-D10 genome:
- a CDS encoding HesB/IscA family protein codes for MPLNIRLTPAAVGAIHQWQMRTGQHQAHLRLAVNPGGCAGYFYTLNLASLHSTAGESELASDLMGITVVVPSHQYPLLSGLTLDYTEDLVGGSFRFNNPQAHQTCSCGHSFALTPGGG; via the coding sequence ATATTCGCCTCACCCCGGCGGCGGTGGGTGCCATTCACCAGTGGCAAATGCGTACCGGCCAACATCAGGCTCACCTGCGCTTAGCGGTAAATCCGGGGGGCTGTGCAGGGTATTTTTATACATTGAACTTGGCCAGTCTGCATTCCACGGCTGGAGAATCAGAGCTTGCCAGCGATCTGATGGGGATTACCGTGGTTGTGCCCAGCCACCAGTACCCACTCCTCTCTGGCCTTACCCTGGACTACACGGAGGATTTGGTGGGGGGCAGTTTTCGGTTCAACAACCCCCAGGCGCACCAAACCTGTAGCTGCGGCCATTCCTTTGCCCTTACCCCTGGGGGCGGATAA